The sequence below is a genomic window from Mus musculus strain C57BL/6J chromosome 4, GRCm38.p6 C57BL/6J.
TGCATTTTTTAGACATTTGTGTACTTGCAATTATAACACACAAAGCAATTTCATCTGTGAATACTGAATGCTCCCAAATCCTGTAGAGATTGATATCTATCACTTATAGAAATGATCTACCCCTGTTATTGATGCATATAGTATATACCTATCCATAGATTGTTTCTCTATTTTATTGTCAAAAATAGTTACTTCCAGCTACTTGCTTTTAATATGTACCAATATTAGACACAAGAtttcttgtatatttatttcttgtgtagttttcttttttctttttctttttttgtaatgacttcatttttattCCAAAGACCTTGGGCAACCCACCAAAATCTAAGgttagtgtgtgcatgcatgttactaaacattttttaaaaaatttacctttaatctttttttatagtccagttgTTATCCACGTCCCGGTTCctcctccaacagttcctcatcccattcttccacCCCCTTCTCCAAGTGAATGTCTCCTGCCTCCATGCCCACTAGGCTTTtcgactccctggggcctcatgtctctcaagggttaagtgtatcttctcttactgaggccagacaaggcagtcctctgctatatatgtgtcaggggcctgaAATCAGCtactgtgtgctgcctggttggtgacttagtGATTGAGAGATCTTGAGTGTCAAGGAAACCTAGGGAGGTAGGAGgtccctctagaatgtaccagagacctgggaggtgagtgatgcctaggactcaaagggagggaccttagatgaaatgcccaacagtggggagaggaactTGTAGAATCTGCCTCCAGTAGAATGTCAGGGCATCAAGTGGTGGAtaggatggggttgctatcctacactcaaaaattctgacccagaattgttcctgcctaaaagAGCTGCTGGGAcataaatggagaagagactgagggaaattgggatccagatcaaggggaagttccaaggcctggcactattaaAGATGCTATGGTTTAGGAGCCTAGCatggagcctagcatggctgtctgctgagaggtccaacaagcagctAGAATATAAAGACATAGATACTTACACACAACTAATGGATTGAAGCTGGGGACCCCCGTGGTTGAATCAGGGAAAGTctagaagaagctaaggaggaaggTGATCTCATAGGAAGAgcagtagtttttgtttgtttgtttggtttttgttttttggttttttttttttttaagaataaatacCTTTAATAAATTCAATCATTAGATTAATTGTTCTGAAAGTTGTATGTGATAATGGAAGGTGATTCCAGAATCATACCAGTCACTTAGAAATTACATTTCTTATTATGTCTCCTGTTTTGCTGAAACCTGATCTTCCAGATAATAAGCCAACCAATCACCTACCCATAGCATGTGTGTAAGTCATATGATGGAATAGGGTTATATAACTTGTGTTATTTGACAGATAAATGGAAAATATACCATTAGCTTTAGTGTACATTCACCACACAAAGgccaagcagacctcctactttCATTTAGTAGCAGAGATATTTTGATGATCTCCATGGCCATAAGGATTTTCTCCTCTTGATCTTGACTCGTCTCTAGAACATATGGCTAAGGCTTTAACAAAGTCTTGAATTTATCTTTAATATATGTGTCTTCTGAAAGTCTCTTTGTTGTTAGCTAGCAGACTGACTTGTCATTCTAACACAGTGAATAAACTCATACCTATGACTTTAAGGTGATTTGTGTTTACCTAAAACGCAGGATACCAGTTAAGTTtgaagtattttatttgttttgatatgCTGTATCCAAAGATTCAGTTACATTTATATAAGACTTcatcatttctttaaaattaaatttgaataTGTACTATGGTTTTGCTTAAAGTGCTAATTTAGAGGAAAATTTGATGTTTAAATTTATCAAATTCCAATGTTTCcttatcatctacctatctatctatctatctatctatctatctatctatctatctatctatctatctatctaccatttatcatttctttgcaTTTATTATTCCTTTGAGAGTTTCCATTTTTGTACAAtaagttttgatcatattcacctccaAAACCACCCCATTTccatccctttttaaaaatacaattttgtgtCTATTTTAAAACCCTTGAAGACCAATTTTATGCTACCTAGATATTCTTGGATGTATAGTCTTCCCATGAAATGTGGTCAGCTTTCCAATCTTTATACTCTTTGAGAAATCTAGCCCCCCTTTTTTCCCAGATGCTAATAATTAGCAATTGCTCTAAAGATAGGAGTGAAATTGTATGCCcagctttctttttcatttggcatggattgtgtgtgtgcaagtttCATGCATAGTGTCATAAGTGCATCTGCCCTAGTGTGTCTAGAAGATGTTTACTTTTAATCATCCACTACCTCTGATTACTATACTGTTTCTGAAGCCCCTTAACAAATCATCCTTGGGCCCTGGGAGGGTGAACCATTAGTAATATATGTACCTTCAGTGCTAATCATTTTCAGTATCATATTTTTTTTGTACTTTGGCCAGTTGTAATTATCTGTCTTAATCACTATCTACTGAAAATAGAAGCTTCTGAGATGATGATTGGACATATTATTCTGTGAGTCCTAGGATAAGTCATTAGTAGTCAGTTAAAGATTATATCAATTTAGCAGCATAATAAGGAAGGATTTTGTAGCTAGTAGTTTCTACTACCCCACTTTAAGTTCTGGGCAGACCACTCTACTAGAGTCACACCTGATCtgtggatgaaacacacacacacacacacacacacacacacacacacacacacacacacacacacacacacaaacacacacacacacacacacacacaaaactacacttattttaatatgctttttagCTCAATGCCTGGAAACATCTAAGTCTCCTGTGGCTAACCTGCCCTTACCTTCACTCCTAGCTCAACATCTTTGAATTTGCCCTCAGCTTACTTGCTCAGTTACCCTTACTGCCAGCTCAACATCTCTAAATCTTCCCTCATCTTAGTTGCATTTCTAATCTTCCACTTGCTATCCTAGGCTCAGTTGGGGAAGTGGCCAATGGCCACTCTGTTGAAGATATCACAAGGCTGGTggctttttctccctccaaagcatggcagatcTAATTTTCCTCCTGCATATTCTAGCCAGCCTGCAAGAACCCATAAGTTCTGTCTTCCTTCTAGccattggctgctagcatctttattgattgatcaagaagCAATTGGGAACAGGACCTTCAGAGttcacaggcagatctctgatcaAAGCATCAGAACTACTTCCTACAGGTTTTTCCTAGGGTCTACCACCTGTCTAGACAAACTCATACCACAGAACATGATAAAATAGAAGAGTTTGAGGCAGTGGGATAAAGGTACTGAGAAGACCTCTCCTGATCAGAATGATGTATCAAGACAGAGACATTCTCTCAAATACGGGAAAGCCTTACTATTTCAAAGTAAATACAATAAGTTTGACCCCATTTATAGTTATGAAGAACATCTGCCTACATAGATAATGCATGCCCCATGTTTCATTGCTTCTGACCTCTTTCTGGCATCATTTGCAGATATGATGAAGCCTGAGTTCTTTTGCTTTTCTGGATTCtgtgtgtactttctttttctgcAAGTGGTAGTATCTTCAGGTAAGAAgtctatttgtttaaaataaaattcttttaaagtcgtttcaaattttcctttgtgatttcatACATATGCATAGTAAATTTAAGTTGTGTTCACTTCCTTTCCCTGTTCACACACCCTTTCTTCTGCTAAATCCCTTCTTCTAAGCAAGTCTCACTCCTACACTACTGAAAAAAGTGATATTCCTTACCCTAGAAACCAATTAGTTCCAACAGATCCTCTGGCATGTGTGGGGGCTCTTGACCCCCTCTCTGAGCATGAGGAATTACTGATGGATTTGATAGTGTGCCATGATTGTATTTATGACCACAGTTTCCATGGCTGCATGAGTACAACATCTGTTATATCCAGAGGATTATTTTTCCTGCACATCATGATCTCTCTCTTTATTCATTCGGCCCCTACTGCTTCAATATTATTAGAACCTTGAAGGGAATGATATAAATGTCCCATTTGATGCAGAGAAGTTCTCAGTCCCATCATCCTGACCAGCTATGAATTTCTGCATTAGTGAACACACCCTCAAACTTAGAGCTTCTTTATGAAGGCAGAGCTCAGCATTAATCTCAGCTAAAGGAAGGTACTTGAAGAtaacttatttattcttttctactCAATTATTTTCTGTGCATGGAATCTAAGATTCAATTCCACATGACTCCTTCTGCATCTAAGAAGCAGAAATTCATCATTCTAGTGTTATAATAAGAAAAATGCTGAAAAAACCAAACCCTGGGAATCTGAAATTCATTGTAGCTCCATAAAAGTGAGACAACTAGGAAACCAGGAGCTAAAGCAAATCTCTTCTGATGTAAGGTGTTTCTCTGAGGAATTCCACCACAGTTCCCAGCAAATGACTAATTCTAAGGCTCGATATAGTGTGAAGTTTCAAAATAGTTGCATCAGGCAGATtctatctccatttttttttaaatagggaaaCAAATTGTTAGTGCTTTCTGCTCTACAATCATCTACAGTATATCTGTAAGGTACAATGGAATAGTATTgtgttttcaaaaaataaaatattcacttatcagtgagtacatattgtgtgagttcctttgtgaatgtgttacctcactcaggatgatgctctccaggtccatccatttggctaggaatttcataaattcattctttttaatagctgagtagtactccattgtgtagatgtaccacattttctgtatccattcctctgttgaggggcatctgggttctttccagtttctggctattataaataaggctgctatgaacatagtggagcatgtatccttcttaccagttggggcttcttctggatatatgcccaggagaggtattgctggatcctccggtagtactatgtccaattttctgaggaaccgccagactgatttccagagtggttgtacaagcctgcaatcccaccaacaatggaggagtgttcctctttcgccacatccacgccagcatctgctgtcacctgaatttttgatcttagccattctcactggtgtgaggtggaatctcagggttgttttgatttgcatttccctgatgattaaagatgttgaacattttttcaggtgcttctctgccattcggtattcctcaggtgagaattctttgttcagttctgatccccattttttaatggggttatttaattttctgaagtccaccttcttgagttctttatatatgttggatattagtcccctatctgatttaggataggtaaagatcctttcccagtctgttggtggtctttttgtcttacctaggatacccacgatataagatacaatttcctaaacacatgaaactcaagaaaaatgaagactgaagtgtggacactatgcccctccttagaagtgggaacaaaacacccatggaaggagttacagaaacaaagtttggagctgagatgaaaggatggaccatctagagactgccatatccagggatccaccccataatcagcatccaaatgctgacaccattgcatacactagcaagattttactgaaaggacccaaatgtagctgtctcttgtgagactatgccggggcctagcaaacacagaagtggatgctcacagtcagctaatggatggatcacagggctcccaatggaggagctagagaaagtacccaaggagctaaagggatcttcaaccctataggtggaacaacattatgaactaaccagtacccctgagctcttgactctagctgcatatgtatcaaaagatggcctagtcggccatcactggaaagagaggcccattggacacgcaaactttatatgccccagtacaggggaacgccagggccgaaaagggggagtgggtgggtaggggagtgggggtgggtgggtatgggggacttttggtatagcattggaaatgtaaatgagctaaatacctaataaaaatggaaaaaaaaataaaataaaatattgatgatCTACTGGGAATATAGTCAGAGCTGAACATTTGGATCAGCTAGGTAAAATAGGCAGTGTTtagcatgtatttttaaaaacagagtatATACAGAGAGGGGGTCATGGCATCAGacttattttggtattttttgttCTTCCACAGAGAAACTGAGGGTAACTACTCCCACAAGACACCTGTTAGCTAGAGTAGGAGGCCAGGCTGAGCTCAGCTGCCAGGTGATCCCACCACACAGTGTGATGCATATGGAGGTACGCTGGTTCAGGAGTGGCCATTCCCAACCTGTTTACCTATACAGAGGTGGCCATAAAATGAGTGAAGAAGCTGCTCCTGAATATGCAAATCGTACAGAGTTTGTGAAGGAGGCCATTGGAGAAGGCAAAGTGTCCCTCCGAAttcataatataaacattttggaTGATGGACCTTACCAATGTTCATTTAATGGTAGTGGCTTCATTGATGCGGCTATCATGAACCTCAATGTGACAGGTAAGTTGTTTGTGGAGCACAGTATACCAGTGTCTTTGTGCCCAATAAATGGAATTACATGCTAATTATGTCGtgatgtttggttttcttttttcatattttaagtttataagcactaaagttttattatttatctaatataaataatatatttatttttaagataacaCTGAAACATTGAGGCATCTATATAAACTAGTCATTGTCTTCTGCTAGCTCCAATGATATCATAGTTCCTTTTgaaaaatttcttttgtttttttgaaattatagtgaatttacataattattttcttcatattttcccctccaaacccTCTGATATACCTCTTATTGGGTCACATGCTAACAAGTGACATACCCTGAATATAAGGTAGATttacttttatctttgagaattcTCCATACTGATTACTAAAAT
It includes:
- the Skint7 gene encoding selection and upkeep of intraepithelial T-cells protein 7 isoform X3, whose product is MMKPEFFCFSGFCVYFLFLQVVVSSEKLRVTTPTRHLLARVGGQAELSCQVIPPHSVMHMEVRWFRSGHSQPVYLYRGGHKMSEEAAPEYANRTEFVKEAIGEGKVSLRIHNINILDDGPYQCSFNGSGFIDAAIMNLNVTAVGLETEIHVQAPDADGVMVECNSGGWFPRPQMEWRDSKGATLPHSLKSYSQDEARFFYMKMTLLLTNMSHGSIICCIFNPVTGEEKQTSIILASWL
- the Skint7 gene encoding selection and upkeep of intraepithelial T-cells protein 7 isoform 2 precursor (isoform 2 precursor is encoded by transcript variant 2), whose product is MMKPEFFCFSGFCVYFLFLQVVVSSEKLRVTTPTRHLLARVGGQAELSCQVIPPHSVMHMEVRWFRSGHSQPVYLYRGGHKMSEEAAPEYANRTEFVKEAIGEGKVSLRIHNINILDDGPYQCSFNGSGFIDAAIMNLNVTAVGLETEIHVQAPDADGVMVECNSGGWFPRPQMEWRDSKGATLPHSLKSYSQDEARFFYMKMTLLLTNMSHGSIICCIFNPVTGEEKQTSIILASEYCHLAWLLIGKQRQK